tttgttttgtattttacttaACTAACACGGCTCCTGTCACTCCTGCGAGTATGTCGGTCATATATTcagatatgaaaaaaacaaaaaacaagcctAAATCTCACAAATAATCAGGGCGGGAACTTTCAGACAGGATAAATAAGTAGAATGTCCTGTAAGTCCTGTAGAAACGCGTGCAAAACAAACATTCCTCACTGGGATAATTTTACTCTTACAGAATAATGATGTTTTGGAGCTTATACTTCCAGTGTTTGCTTGTACAATGGAGTTGAGTGATTATTTAAACTGATATTGTGTGTCTTTTGCACAATTTCTTTTACTAATTCTCAAGGATAGATGTATAGTTTTGTCATCCCTGTATCATATTTAAGTATcctctgatgtgtgtttttcacaaatTTGACCAACCTGGAGTGAAACAACATATCTTCAATGACAGCTTTACATATTTGAATTTCAGGTACGTCTAATGATGAAAGCTCACTCCTTTGTCCGGGAAAATGTACCAAGAGTGCTGACCTGGGCCAAGGACAAGACCAGTATGTAACTTTACGACTGTTGTGTGTTGCATATCATTTATAttgttaaagggatacttcaacattttggcaaattggcccattgagcgcaattccttagtcatttggaacagcatacttactttttttgtgagggcgagctgttgtttattcagaggtgagtcggggaaggttttcaggacggacacaatggaagtgggtggtatttttggttcccctcatcaaatacacaatccaacgaccccaaaacactttggtggacatgttataatctgcacattcactacgctgtggaacaccaacaaataatattgtagcgttacgacactgaagcaaatactgggaactactttttcttttgaaatcactacgcccagacgccatgtttagtaagtagttctgttttagcaatcttcgcaaaaacaactcaatctcgtaattttgcattaatatttcacagcgtagtgaatgtggggattataacgtgtccaccaaagtgttttggggttgttggattgtgtatttgatgagtttgatgaggggaagcaaaaataccattcacttccattgtgtccatcccgaaaaccttccccgactcatttctgaataaacaacagcttgctctcacaaaaaaaagtaagtatgctgttcgaaatgactaaggagttgcgctaaatgggccaatttgccaaaatgttgaagtatccctttaagtgtTCTCATCTGTCATCCACAGGCCCTGGTCCAGTTGTCCCTCAGGTTTCTCAGTATCTCTACTTCTTGTTTGCACCCACACTTATTTACAGAGACAAATACCCAAGGTAAACACACCCTGTTGTGACATTCACCATTTTCTGTTAGGAAACTTTTGCACATATTAACCcatattaatttaatttgtaTTACTTGTTCACTGAACAGAAATCCAGTGATTAGATGGGGTTATGTGGCCACAAAGTTACTTCAGGTACCAGAGACTCTCACGCTGTCACTGTTTCACTTACTGAAGTGTGCAAGCCAAAGGTTTTGCCTCCTGTATCTGATCTGACTTTCCCAACTTTTCCTACCCCACAGGTGCTTGGCTGTCTGTTTTATGCCTATTACATCTTTGTGCGGTTGTGTATACCTCAGTTTCGAAGCATTAGCTTGCAACTCTTTGACCTGCGGGCCATGGTCCTCTGTGTGTTCAACTCCATCCTGCCAGGTAAGCTTGGCCACTGGTTTGTGGGCACTTTACTCAACCTCTGGCCCTGACTAGAGGTTTAATTGCATTATATCAGTAGATGAGTAATGTATGTTATTGCGGTGTTTTTGACCatttgttttctcctttttgttgCAGGAGTGTTGGTCCTCTTCCTTGGATTTTTTGCCTTCCTTCACTGTTGGCTCAATGCTTTTGCGGAAATGCTTTGCTTTGCTGACAGGATGTTTTACAAGGTACTACTTTCATACTCCGGATTGTAAACTAAATGCCATTGTTGTTCTCAGttgtacatacatatatttttaatgCATGTCACAGGATTGGTGGAATTCAACATCTTACGCTAACTACTATCGTACTTGGAATGTGGTGGTCCATGATTGGCTTTACTACTACGTGTACTGTGACTTCTTGCTGGTGAGTGTATTTTGTGTGTAAGCATACTGCATTGATAAtattttttcaaggtttttgtttggtttatcaTTCTTTTACAAAGAGAAAATTATATGAAtttgaaataacatttttttgttgtgttttaagtCTCAAAGttttgactttcttttttttatgtttcttctaaatgaagaaaatcatACCTGAGTTTTGATGTGTGTatcttctttgttgttgttattccAGGTATCTAAGAAGCGTTTCCGAACAACCGCCATGCTGTTCGTGTTTACAGTGTCCGCAGTGGTCCATGAGTACATTTTAGCCATTTGCTTTGGCTTCTTCTATCCTGTGCTCTTCTGCCTCTTCATGTGCTTTGGGAGTAAGCATTTCACCATCTttgaaaatagccaaagtacATGTGAACATGTGTATTATATGTATTTAGCTTTGTCcaaataatgacattttcttGGCCCATCATCTGATGGCTGTGCATTTCTATTTTAATTGTGCTTCAGCGTTTATCTCCTGTCCTTCCTCAGTGATGTTTAACTTCATTCTCCATGACCAGAGGAAAGGCCCCATATGGAACATAATTATGTGGACATCCCTGTTCTTGGGTCAGGGGGTCATTATCTGTCTTTATTCCCAAGAGTGGTATGCCCAGCGCTACTGTCCTGTGAAGGAGGTAACACAGATTTGAGAACTCAATGGATTTATATTATTACAAAGCATTCAGTGAAGTTACATCATCTGTTCcttactgtttttgttgcagCCTTCCTTTCTAGACTTACTGACACCTCGCTCCTGGAGCTGTCAGAAGGAGCCTGATATCAGGCTCTGACCTACAGTGAGTCGGGAAAAGGACGTGCAGTCATTATTATGAACTACACCAGCTCTTCTTTTCCTGccattgcttttgtttttttctttgttttattttattgcactatgtttgtatgttttgtcTAAGAATGTACTGAAGAACTTCAgccaaaatgccaaaaaaaaaagaaaaagtcacaatGATGCTTGATCTATTTTAGGTTAAAGGCAACCCCACAACAACCCTACTGATTCACATTAAGGTCTTTAAACTTTTTGATGTGCTCTGTATATTGCTATTCCTGATGCCTTAATCAACTGTGAAACCCCTCCTTATCTCAATATGACAGTGGCAATAATGGCAGCTGGATACAAACATTACACCATCAGAAATATTATTTACATAAGCAGTAGTGGTTAATATTTAACATCTGGAGTCTCTTCTCTGTCATAAAGAACATTTGGTATTTTCACTTCAAAGACCGTATAGACTTGGTTCTTTTCTCTACTGATGGGATTGAACTTGAAAATGTCAACTGTTTGGTGTTTTGTATGAATCTCTGTCTCTGTATTGTAACTCCGGGAATGCAGTTTTCATCTTCAGAGGGGAGCGAAATGGCAGCGGACAAT
The window above is part of the Salarias fasciatus chromosome 23, fSalaFa1.1, whole genome shotgun sequence genome. Proteins encoded here:
- the soat1 gene encoding sterol O-acyltransferase 1; the protein is MESEDGAVLRIRGRAIPKMPTFPDLNEEASPGRRHQDRGDHVPTSNGRIEVEHVISKKLLLKRKAEVLKSDLIRQFDNQVNDLMDSLIEESVSLEPAPVSAVFSPPLSDKERNKLRNFRPPHGQGKQFVNRRSLLDELFEVNHIRTIYHMFIALLILFILSTLVVDFIDESRLVLDFDLLVYAFGQFPLVVCTWICMFLSAFVIPYALFYLWSQSQSASFSHPRLYSLLFGSVFLLYQALGLGFLPTYVVVTNSLPPASCFIIILEQVRLMMKAHSFVRENVPRVLTWAKDKTSPGPVVPQVSQYLYFLFAPTLIYRDKYPRNPVIRWGYVATKLLQVLGCLFYAYYIFVRLCIPQFRSISLQLFDLRAMVLCVFNSILPGVLVLFLGFFAFLHCWLNAFAEMLCFADRMFYKDWWNSTSYANYYRTWNVVVHDWLYYYVYCDFLLVSKKRFRTTAMLFVFTVSAVVHEYILAICFGFFYPVLFCLFMCFGMMFNFILHDQRKGPIWNIIMWTSLFLGQGVIICLYSQEWYAQRYCPVKEPSFLDLLTPRSWSCQKEPDIRL